A stretch of the Panthera uncia isolate 11264 chromosome E2 unlocalized genomic scaffold, Puncia_PCG_1.0 HiC_scaffold_20, whole genome shotgun sequence genome encodes the following:
- the CHST4 gene encoding carbohydrate sulfotransferase 4, with amino-acid sequence MMLPKKMRPLLFLVSQMAIFALLFHLYGHNFNSLSTKEEPKPMHVLVLSSWRSGSSFVGQLFGQHPDVFYLMEPAWHIWMTFTESTAWRLHMAARDLIRAIFLCDMSVFDAYMKPGPRRQSSLFQWEGSRALCSPPACNVFSRDMIIPQAHCKLLCSKQPFEVVEKACRSYSHVVLKEVRFFNLQVLYPLLRDPSLNLHIVHLVRDPRAVFRSREHTTEELMTDSRIVMGQQGEKLKKEDQPYYVMQVICQSQMEIYKAVQSLPTALRQRYMLIRYEDLVRDPLGRTDQMYKFVGLKFLPQLQTWVYNSTRGKGMGSHAFHTNARNALNVSQAWRWTLPYAKVSRLQKVCNDTMTLLGYHLVRSEQEQRNLSLDLLST; translated from the coding sequence ATGATGCTGCCAAAAAAAATGAGGCCACTGCTGTTCCTGGTTTCCCAGATGGCCATCTTTGCTCTATTATTCCATCTATATGGCCACAACTTCAACTCCCTGTCCACGAAGGAGGAGCCCAAGCCCATGCATGTGCTGGTCCTGTCTTCCTGGCGCTCTGGCTCCTCTTTTGTGGGACAGCTTTTTGGGCAGCACCCGGATGTCTTCTACCTGATGGAACCTGCCTGGCACATCTGGATGACCTTCACAGAGAGCACTGCCTGGAGGCTGCATATGGCGGCCAGGGATCTGATACGTGCCATTTTTCTGTGTGACATGAGTGTCTTTGATGCCTACATGAAACCTGGTCCTCGGAGACAGTCCAGTCTCTTCCAGTGGGAGGGCAGCCGGGCCCTGTGTTCCCCGCCTGCCTGCAATGTGTTCTCGCGGGATATGATCATACCCCAGGCTCACTGCAAACTTCTGTGCAGTAAACAGCCTTTTGAGGTGGTAGAGAAGGCCTGTCGCTCCTATAGCCACGTGGTGCTCAAGGAGGTACGCTTCTTCAATCTGCAAGTGCTCTACCCACTGCTGAGAGACCCTTCCCTCAATCTGCACATCGTGCACCTGGTGCGGGACCCCCGGGCAGTGTTCCGTTCTCGAGAACACACCACAGAGGAACTCATGACTGACAGCCGCATTGTGATGGGGCAGCAGGGGGAGAAACTCAAGAAGGAGGACCAGCCCTACTATGTGATGCAGGTCATCTGCCAAAGCCAGATGGAGATCTACAAGGCTGTGCAGTCCTTGCCCACAGCTCTGAGGCAACGCTACATGCTCATACGCTATGAGGACCTGGTCCGGGACCCCCTTGGCCGTACTGACCAAATGTATAAATTTGTGGGGTTGAAATTCTTGCCCCAGCTCCAGACCTGGGTGTACAACAGCACTCGAGGCAAGGGCATGGGTAGTCATGCCTTCCACACTAATGCCAGGAATGCCCTCAACGTCTCTCAGGCCTGGCGCTGGACCTTGCCTTATGCAAAGGTTTCTCGACTTCAAAAAGTCTGCAATGATACCATGACTTTGCTGGGCTACCACCTTGTCAGATCTGAGCAAGAGCAGAGAAACCTGTCACTGGATCTTCTGTCTACTTAG